A genomic window from Elaeis guineensis isolate ETL-2024a chromosome 3, EG11, whole genome shotgun sequence includes:
- the LOC105040704 gene encoding endoglucanase 19, which yields MAGGVALLLHVMIVLLPFAVAGHDYGKALSKGILFFEAQRSGYLPSNQRVTWRANSGLHDGKANGVDLVGGYYDAGDNVKFGLPMAFTITMMSWSIVEYGKQMAGSGELGHAMDAVKWGTDYLMKAHPEPNVLYGEVGDGNTDHACWQRPEDMTTSRQAYRIDVNHPGSDLAGETAAAMAAASMAFRSSNPSYSNQLLTHAKQLFEFADKYRGKYDSSITVAQKYYQSFSGYDDELLWAAAWLYQATNDRYYLDYLANNGDALGGTGWGMTEFGWDVKYAGAQVLASKFLLQGKAAQHSSVLERYQQKAELFMCSCIGKSSRNVQRTPGGLLYHQRWNNVQFVTSASFLLTVYSDYLSSAGKTAQCSSGTAAPSELLAFAKSQVDYILGDNPRATSYMVGYGSTYPQQVHHRASSIVSIKVNPAFVSCTGGYATWFSRKASDPNLLDGAIVGGPDAYDDFADQRDNYEQTEPATYNNAPMLGVLARLNGGNGGLNQLLPVAVPTPNVPVKNEKPKPSPQPKQSPAPATKASSPLTIEQKETTSWNTKGRTYYRYSVVVTNKSSKTVKDLYISISKLYGPLWGLNKSRFGYGFPTWLNSLSAGKSLEFVYIHSASPADIWVSGYKLV from the exons ATGGCTGGTGGTGTTGCTCTGTTGCTTCATGTGATGATAGTTCTGCTGCCCTTTGCTGTGGCTGGGCATGACTATGGGAAGGCTCTCAGCAAGGGCATTCTCTTCTTTGAGGCCCAGAGATCTGGGTACCTTCCGAGCAACCAGAGGGTCACTTGGAGAGCTAATTCTGGGCTGCACGATGGAAAGGCTAACGGG GTAGATCTTGTTGGAGGATACTATGATGCAGGGGACAATGTGAAATTTGGGCTGCCTATGGCCTTCACCATCACCATGATGTCTTGGAGCATTGTGGAATATGGCAAGCAGATGGCTGGCAGTGGAGAGCTGGGACATGCCATGGATGCTGTGAAGTGGGGCACTGACTACCTCATGAAAGCCCACCCAGAGCCCAATGTCCTGTATGGAGAG GTGGGTGATGGGAACACGGACCACGCCTGCTGGCAGCGGCCGGAGGACATGACAACCAGCCGCCAAGCCTACCGCATCGATGTCAACCACCCAGGTTCGGACCTTGCCGGAGAGACCGCCGCTGCCATGGCCGCCGCCTCCATGGCCTTCCGCAGCTCCAACCCGTCATACTCCAACCAGCTCCTCACCCACGCGAAGCAG CTGTTCGAGTTCGCCGACAAGTACAGAGGCAAGTACGACAGCAGCATCACCGTGGCTCAGAAGTATTACCAATCGTTCAGCGGATACGAC GATGAGTTGCTGTGGGCCGCGGCGTGGCTATACCAGGCCACCAATGACCGTTACTACCTCGACTATTTGGCGAACAACGGCGATGCGCTCGGTGGGACCGGCTGGGGCATGACCGAGTTTGGCTGGGATGTTAAATATGCTGGAGCTCAGGTGCTCGCCTCCAAG TTCCTTCTTCAAGGGAAGGCAGCCCAGCATTCTTCAGTTTTGGAGAGGTACCAGCAGAAGGCAGAGTTGTTCATGTGTTCGTGCATCGGGAAGAGCAGCCGCAACGTGCAGAGGACTCCGGGTGGCCTCCTGTACCATCAGAGGTGGAACAACGTACAATTTGTGACGAGCGCCTCTTTCCTGCTCACTGTATACTCCGACTACCTTTCTTCGGCTGGGAAGACCGCACAGTGCTCTTCCGGGACTGCTgccccctccgagctccttgctTTTGCCAAGTCTCAg GTGGATTACATACTCGGAGACAACCCGAGAGCTACGAGCTACATGGTGGGGTATGGAAGCACCTATCCGCAACAAGTCCACCACCGAGCATCCTCTATTGTGTCCATCAAGGTCAATCCAGCATTTGTGAGCTGCACAGGAGGATATGCTACTTGGTTCAGCCGTAAGGCCAGCGACCCCAACCTCCTGGATGGCGCCATTGTAGGTGGCCCTGATGCCTATGATGATTTTGCCGACCAGAGAGATAACTATGAGCAGACCGAGCCTGCGACCTATAACAATGCCCCCATGCTTGGCGTATTGGCTCGCCTTAATGGTGGCAACGGTGGTCTCAATCAACTTCTTCCTG TGGCCGTTCCCACACCTAATGTACCTGTGAAGAATGAGAAGCCGAAACCATCACCTCAGCCTAAGCAGTCTCCTGCTCCAG CTACTAAAGCTTCCTCACCACTTACCATTGAACAAAAGGAAACTACATCATGGAATACCAAGGGTAGAACATACTACCGTTATTCTGTTGTGGTAACCAACAAATCATCGAAGACTGTTAAAGATCTCTACATTTCAATATCTAAGCTTTATGGCCCATTATGGGGACTCAACAAGTCACGCTTTGGTTATGGATTTCCGACATGGCTCAACTCCCTGTCTGCTGGCAAGAGCCTTGAGTTTGTGTACATCCACTCTGCTTCTCCAGCTGACATCTGGGTTTCTGGGTATAAGCTTGTCTGA